The Streptomyces sp. NBC_00335 DNA window TCATCGCGAACACCGCCGAGGAAGCCGACGAGCTCGTACGCCACTACGCGGCCGACCCCGGCAAGGTCGCCGTCGTCCACCCCGGCGTGAACCTCGACCGCTTCACCGTCGCCGACGGCCGCGCCGCCGCCCGCGCCCGCCTCGGGCTGCCGCAGGACGCCGTCATCCCGCTCTTCGCGGGCCGCATCCAGCCGCTCAAGGCCCCCGACATCCTGCTGCGGGCCGTCGCCGAACTCGTGGACCGGGACCCGGCGCTGCGCACCCGGCTGTTCGTGCCCGTCGTCGGCGGGCCGAGCGGCAGCGGGCTCGCGAAGCCGGAGGGGCTGCAGAAGCTCGCCGCGAAGCTCGGCATCGCGGACCTCGTGCACTTCCACCCGCCGGTGGCGCAGGACGGGCTCGCGGACTGGTTCCGGGCGGCGTCCGTGCTGGTCATGCCCTCGTACAGCGAGTCCTTCGGGCTGGTCGCCATAGAGGCGCAGGCCACCGGCACGCCGGTGCTGGCCGCGGCCGTCGGCGGGCTGCCGGTCGCCGTGAACGACGGGGTCACGGGGATCCTCGTACCCGGCCACGATCCGGTCGACTACGCCCGCGAGCTACGGCGCTTCGTGGACGAGCCGGGACTGTCGGACCGGATGGGCGAGGCGGCCGCGCGGCACGCGCAGTTCTTCGGCTGGGACACCGCCGCGAGCGGCACGGCCGACGTGTACACGGGGGCGATGCACGATCACCGCCGTCACGTACGCTCCCACCATGGCTGACGCTGACCCCCTCAACGACACCGCGGCGATCATCGAAGCGACGCTGACCGGCGCGGAACTGAGCTGGGAGAGCCCGGAGCCGGGCTCGTACGTGGTCCAGCTCCCCGGCACCCGCAAGCTGAGCACCACCTGCTCGCTCAAGGCCGGGAAGCACTCCCTGTCGGTCAACGCCTTCGTGATCCGCCACCCGGACGAGAACGAGGCCGGCGTCCACCGGTGGCTGCTGGAGCGCAACCTCAAGCTCTACGGCATGGCCTACGCGGTCGACGCGCTCGGCGACGTCTACCTGACGGCCCGCCTCCCCCTGTCGGTGATCACCCCCGACGACCTGGACCGGCTGCTCGGCACGGTCCTGGAGGCCGCCGACGGGGCCTTCAACACCCTGCTGGAGCTGGGTTTCGCGAGCGCGATCCGGCGGGAGTACGAGTGGCGGGTCTCGCGGGGCGAGTCCACGCGCAACCTGGACGCCTTCAAGCACCTGACGCGGCCGTCGGGGGCGGCGGCGCGGCCGGAGTAGGAGGGCCAGGCGGAGCCGGCGGGCCAGGCGGGCCAAGAGGGTCAGGCGGCCGGACCCACCGGACCCACCGGATCCGCCGCCTTCGCCGGAGCGGCGACCTCCACGACTGACTCCACGGTGACCTCCGCGACGGGCTCCACCGCGACCTTCACGACGGGCTCCGCGACGACCTCCACGACCGTCTCCGCGGCCGCCTCCACCGCGCCCCCTTCGTCCTGCGAAAGCCCCCTCATCAGCAGCCAGTAGCCCGCCGCGGCGATCGTCCCCAGGACCGCCGTCGCGCCCCACAGCCAGGCCGCGCCGAAGTGCTCGATCGCGAAGCCCGCCATCAGCGGGGCGATCAGCGAGGCCACCGCCCACGACATCGTGTACATGCCCTGGTAGCGGCCGCGCCCGTGTACCGGGGAGAGCCGCGCGACCAGGCCCATCTGGGTCGGCGAGTTGATGATCTCGGCCAGCGTCCACACGCAGACGGTCAGCGCCAGCGCCCACACCGAGCCGCCGAAGGCCGTCAGCCCGAACCCGTACCCGGCCAGCAGCGCCGAGATGACCAGCAGCTTCTGCGGATCGCGGTGCTCGATGAACCGGGTGACCGGGATCTGCAGCACCACGATCAGCACGCCGTTCAGGCCGATGACCAGCCCGTAGTCGACGGTGGAGAACCCGGCCGCGCCCATCGCGAGCGGCAGCCCGAACGAGCCCTGCATGAAGATCAGCGAGATCAGGAACGACAGCCCGACCACGCCCATGAACCGCCCGTCCCGCAGCACCGTGCCCAGGCCGATCTCCGGCTCGGCGGACGCCTTCT harbors:
- the mshA gene encoding D-inositol-3-phosphate glycosyltransferase, which gives rise to MSQYVSRIGGSIGGRFAAARSGTRHEPPRLRLPAAVGGHRKPRRVAMLSVHTSPLHQPGTGDAGGMNVYIVELARRLAAINIEVEIFTRATTGGLPPVVELAPGVLVRHVDAGPYEGLAKEELPAQLCAFTHGVMQAWAGHRPGYYDLVHSHYWLSGHVGWLAAERWGVPLVHAMHTMAKVKNAALAEGDTPEPAARVIGETQIVDAADRLIANTAEEADELVRHYAADPGKVAVVHPGVNLDRFTVADGRAAARARLGLPQDAVIPLFAGRIQPLKAPDILLRAVAELVDRDPALRTRLFVPVVGGPSGSGLAKPEGLQKLAAKLGIADLVHFHPPVAQDGLADWFRAASVLVMPSYSESFGLVAIEAQATGTPVLAAAVGGLPVAVNDGVTGILVPGHDPVDYARELRRFVDEPGLSDRMGEAAARHAQFFGWDTAASGTADVYTGAMHDHRRHVRSHHG
- a CDS encoding YbjN domain-containing protein, which codes for MADADPLNDTAAIIEATLTGAELSWESPEPGSYVVQLPGTRKLSTTCSLKAGKHSLSVNAFVIRHPDENEAGVHRWLLERNLKLYGMAYAVDALGDVYLTARLPLSVITPDDLDRLLGTVLEAADGAFNTLLELGFASAIRREYEWRVSRGESTRNLDAFKHLTRPSGAAARPE
- a CDS encoding MDR family MFS transporter, coding for MSVASVRRAARESVAGLPREFWWLWTSTLVNRLGAFVATFMTLYLTLERGYSASFVGLVVALHGLGGVVSSLVAGVLTDRLGRRPTLMAAQTSTAFSVALLGFMEHPAAIAAVALLVGMTSNASRPAVQAMMADIVRPEDRVRAFALNYWAINLGFAVSSTAAGFIAEYSYLAGFLGEAALTLVCAVLVYLKLPESRPEKTAAEKASAEPEIGLGTVLRDGRFMGVVGLSFLISLIFMQGSFGLPLAMGAAGFSTVDYGLVIGLNGVLIVVLQIPVTRFIEHRDPQKLLVISALLAGYGFGLTAFGGSVWALALTVCVWTLAEIINSPTQMGLVARLSPVHGRGRYQGMYTMSWAVASLIAPLMAGFAIEHFGAAWLWGATAVLGTIAAAGYWLLMRGLSQDEGGAVEAAAETVVEVVAEPVVKVAVEPVAEVTVESVVEVAAPAKAADPVGPVGPAA